In one window of Petrotoga sp. 9PWA.NaAc.5.4 DNA:
- a CDS encoding methyl-accepting chemotaxis protein: MLLKSIKLRIIIIISIVLLIFGTAILFNIYSLIFSNKGLMNYKTLSDQTSQISEIERIFYETSLFTKDYIIDYNEKAKDIILQNFGLIKNILITFEIDDVKSIQTLKGYIENYELFYNYIEQLNNKKSLIIKDFNLSSQELRNFISDYLILLESSEVSSIISAATFYADTSIQLLENLINLSYRYFVSKSEGDKETVLKELDNLNYRLSTLKYVFTEELEKGYEMIKNSYSKLKNTFIQIVETIESQEPIIQQMEEMRVEILNLLDEQRAELKVQQDTLGPTLIEENNTAIMLTIILTVIAFVVSIIMVIYLIRSITKPLTEFRNKINQFKEGDLTVDFESKSKDEIGQMANAPSEMCKELRKSIRSIKGAS, encoded by the coding sequence ATGCTTTTAAAAAGTATTAAGCTACGGATTATTATAATAATTTCCATAGTTTTATTGATTTTCGGAACCGCTATACTTTTTAATATTTATTCACTTATTTTTTCTAATAAAGGATTAATGAATTATAAGACTTTATCGGATCAAACTAGTCAAATTTCTGAGATAGAAAGGATTTTTTATGAAACTTCTTTATTCACAAAAGATTATATTATAGATTATAATGAAAAAGCAAAAGATATTATTTTACAAAATTTCGGCCTTATAAAAAATATTCTAATAACTTTTGAGATTGATGATGTTAAATCTATTCAAACTTTAAAAGGTTATATAGAAAATTATGAACTTTTCTATAATTATATTGAACAATTGAACAATAAGAAATCTCTGATTATAAAGGATTTCAATTTATCTTCTCAAGAACTAAGAAATTTTATCTCAGATTATCTAATTTTATTAGAAAGTTCTGAGGTCTCATCGATTATTTCTGCAGCAACTTTTTATGCAGATACTTCTATTCAGTTACTAGAAAACTTAATTAATTTATCATATAGATATTTTGTATCCAAATCTGAAGGTGACAAAGAAACTGTTTTGAAAGAATTAGATAATCTTAATTATCGCCTTTCGACCCTAAAATACGTTTTTACCGAGGAGTTAGAAAAAGGGTATGAAATGATAAAAAATAGCTATTCTAAACTTAAAAATACCTTCATCCAAATAGTTGAGACAATAGAATCACAAGAACCAATAATACAACAGATGGAAGAAATGAGAGTAGAAATATTAAACCTATTAGATGAACAAAGAGCGGAGTTAAAAGTACAACAAGACACATTAGGACCGACACTCATAGAAGAAAACAACACAGCCATAATGCTAACAATAATATTAACAGTAATAGCGTTTGTAGTATCAATAATCATGGTCATATATCTCATAAGAAGCATAACAAAACCATTGACAGAGTTCAGAAACAAAATAAACCAATTCAAAGAAGGAGATCTAACAGTAGACTTTGAAAGCAAAAGCAAAGATGAGATAGGACAGATGGCGAATGCACCATCAGAGATGTGCAAAGAGTTAAGGAAATCGATACGTTCTATAAAAGGAGCATCAGA
- a CDS encoding ABC transporter permease: MNFDWRKNIVYVVFIIIFAFFSILLFDKGFLTTTNILNIFRQTAMITIMGVGMTFVISTGQIDLSVGSITALSSITTAMVLRSNLGIILASVVGLGTGLLVGLANGLITTKFKIPPFLVTLGMMEVVRGLAMWITHNAPIPIINQKYNNLFGLGNIGGIPIIFIWTIFIVIIGYIVFNHTPLGVYVLATGGNEEAAKYSGINTSKIKLITFLISGVLAGFAGMLYAARMQAGRFTFGDGDELSVIAAVILGGTSLNGGKGTIIGTFVGSLIMGIINNGLIIAGLDVSQQMVVRGLVIVFAVAIGSKKD, encoded by the coding sequence ATGAATTTTGACTGGAGAAAAAATATAGTATATGTTGTATTCATAATAATATTCGCTTTCTTTTCTATACTATTATTTGATAAAGGTTTTTTAACCACAACGAACATTTTAAATATTTTTCGTCAAACAGCTATGATTACTATCATGGGTGTTGGAATGACATTTGTAATCTCAACTGGTCAAATTGATTTATCTGTAGGTTCAATAACTGCCCTCTCATCTATAACTACGGCAATGGTTTTAAGAAGTAATTTAGGAATAATATTAGCTTCTGTAGTAGGATTAGGAACAGGATTATTAGTAGGGTTGGCAAATGGATTAATTACTACTAAATTTAAAATACCTCCATTTCTTGTTACTCTCGGAATGATGGAAGTAGTGAGAGGTTTAGCTATGTGGATTACACATAATGCTCCTATTCCAATAATAAATCAAAAATACAATAATCTTTTTGGTTTAGGAAATATAGGTGGCATTCCAATTATATTTATATGGACAATATTTATAGTTATAATTGGATATATTGTTTTCAATCATACTCCCCTTGGAGTGTACGTTTTAGCTACCGGAGGTAATGAGGAAGCAGCTAAATATAGTGGAATTAACACATCTAAAATTAAATTAATAACTTTTTTAATTTCTGGTGTTCTTGCTGGATTTGCTGGTATGTTATATGCAGCTAGAATGCAAGCAGGGAGATTTACTTTTGGAGATGGTGATGAATTATCAGTAATTGCGGCGGTTATACTAGGAGGAACAAGCCTTAATGGTGGTAAAGGTACTATTATAGGTACTTTTGTAGGTTCTTTAATTATGGGAATTATTAATAATGGTTTAATTATTGCAGGATTAGATGTTAGTCAACAGATGGTTGTTAGAGGTTTGGTAATTGTGTTTGCAGTAGCAATTGGTTCAAAAAAAGATTAA